In one Nicotiana sylvestris chromosome 8, ASM39365v2, whole genome shotgun sequence genomic region, the following are encoded:
- the LOC138876422 gene encoding uncharacterized protein — translation MSIPDVDTSVIDPLREEEEELDVNAIKEEMYKLKQQMAEMYQARAKGQPLSAYPANPTFTPPPAQPQDHPATNLSPTPPPSTLYKSPSEPMFQAQDNQYYPSEPTFKAPETHSYTPRFDFPIEADKPSKNPEKEEMFRKVKSLEQSFRDMRGLGGHVSVAYKDLCLFLNLQLPVGFKMPKFDLYNGHGDPVDHLRDFCSKMRGAGGKDELLMAYFSQSLSGSGLE, via the exons atgtctatcccagatgtagacaccaGTGTCATCGATCCtttgagagaagaagaagaagagttggatgtcaatgccataaaagaagagatgtacaaattgaaacaacaaatggccgaaatgtatcaggccCGGGCTAAAGGACAACCGCTATCAGCTTACCcggctaaccctaccttcactccaccaccggctcaacctcaggatcatcctgccaccaATCTATCCCCGa cacctccaccatCTACACTCtacaaatctcctagcgagccaaTGTttcaggcccaggacaaccaatactacccctcggagcccactttcaaagctccagaaacccattcctatactcctcgctttgacttcccgatagaagctgataaaccatcCAAAAATCCTGaaaaggaagagatgttcaggaaagtcaaaagcttagaacaatcattcagggaCATGCGGGGATTGGGAGGTCacgtaagtgtggcttacaaggacctatgtctattTTTGAATCTGCAATTGCCGgtaggtttcaagatgcccaagtttgatctatacaatgggcacggtgatccagtagaccacttgagagatttttgcagcaagatgaggggagcaggaggaaaagatgaattgttaatggcttacttcagtcagagtttgagtggatcaggaTTGGAATGA